One genomic segment of Pseudomonas chlororaphis subsp. aurantiaca includes these proteins:
- a CDS encoding alpha/beta hydrolase: MHATFDPDLLRASLRPLAEAQPLSAQAQAYQRFYGLDLPVKRGLGRFSVGGFEVVGQVWWPEQPVATLFLLHGFYDHMGLYRHVIEWALERQWVVIACDLPGHGLSSGERASIDDFAVYQAVLQGLFDEARSLDLPQPWHLCGQSTGGAIVIDHLLNQGAQSPAQGQVILLSPLVRPRAWGWSKLSYYMLRPFVKGIARRFSENSTDPDFLPFLQRDPLQPLRLPTAWVGALAQWIKRIELAPRSSRQPLIVQGQADMTVDWQHNLQVIRQKFQQPQVLMLPEARHHLANEAARIRQEYFAFLNQHL, encoded by the coding sequence ATGCATGCGACCTTCGACCCCGACCTTCTGCGCGCCAGCCTGCGGCCCCTGGCCGAGGCGCAGCCGCTCTCGGCCCAGGCGCAGGCCTATCAGCGCTTCTACGGGCTGGATCTGCCGGTCAAGCGTGGGCTGGGGCGTTTTTCGGTCGGCGGTTTTGAGGTGGTCGGCCAGGTCTGGTGGCCCGAACAGCCGGTGGCGACCTTGTTTCTGCTGCACGGTTTTTACGATCACATGGGCTTGTACCGGCATGTGATCGAATGGGCGCTGGAGCGGCAGTGGGTAGTGATTGCCTGCGACTTGCCGGGCCACGGCCTGTCCAGCGGCGAGCGCGCCAGCATCGATGATTTCGCGGTGTACCAGGCAGTGCTGCAAGGCTTGTTCGACGAAGCCCGGTCCCTCGATCTGCCCCAGCCCTGGCACCTGTGCGGGCAAAGCACGGGCGGCGCGATCGTGATCGACCATCTGCTCAATCAGGGCGCCCAGAGCCCGGCCCAGGGCCAGGTGATCCTGCTGTCGCCGCTGGTACGCCCGCGTGCCTGGGGCTGGTCGAAGCTCAGCTATTACATGCTCAGGCCTTTCGTCAAAGGCATCGCCCGGCGCTTCAGCGAGAACTCCACCGATCCCGATTTTCTGCCGTTCCTGCAGCGCGACCCGTTGCAGCCCTTGCGCCTGCCGACCGCCTGGGTCGGAGCGTTGGCGCAGTGGATCAAGCGCATCGAGCTGGCTCCGCGCAGCAGCCGGCAGCCCTTGATCGTTCAGGGGCAGGCGGACATGACGGTGGATTGGCAGCACAACCTGCAGGTGATCCGGCAGAAGTTCCAGCAGCCCCAGGTGCTGATGCTGCCCGAGGCGCGGCATCACCTGGCGAACGAGGCGGCGCGCATTCGCCAGGAATACTTCGCTTTCCTCAACCAGCATCTTTGA